One region of Estrella lausannensis genomic DNA includes:
- a CDS encoding autotransporter assembly complex protein TamA yields the protein MKRPATAISNARGFLLTLALMLALLTPLVSYAAIPYEVSLTGIESECVESLVRSSSQLVNLINTPPATRLALKKRAESDVPNIINALHSQGYWGSAVELDYDFDTTPANVIVKVNPGPLFPLGALEVIDADTDERLEVNPADLTLCLEEPLLPIKIRAAEEFLLNLFDTWGYPYASITDTEVIACLKTETIVLRLRIKRGSLMYFGDVRVVGNEKVCTAYFFKKLAWSRGELYCPRRIKATRRELEGSGLFTLVDIYYPEGPAEGQDLPITIEVKEGKNRTIGIGANFATQRGLGFSGEWEHRNFKGMGEVLTVKTNLWWDTQMARLSYLQPDLYCKGEDLIWLYEFNREVTEGYTAKSLSAFARIEKEMNSKLKISYGIGYKHLRDTHIHEKKRHQTQKDRDEEFNLIKTPFSAFYNGTDDLLDPSKGMTFRFSTTPTVSITDPVIFYSINTMTYTFYKPIWNDKTIFAFRTTLGSIFGARKTTIPRSELFDAGGDTLLRGYKYKTVSPLDDDYDPTGGRSMLISSLEIRQRWSKDFGGVVFFDIGNVYASPLPNLQNEMLRSAGFGIRYYTLVAPIRLDVAFPLTPRKHVDKQHYQIYFSVGQAF from the coding sequence ATGAAGCGACCAGCAACGGCCATATCAAATGCAAGAGGGTTCTTGTTGACTCTTGCTCTGATGCTGGCGCTTCTTACTCCCCTCGTATCATACGCCGCCATTCCCTACGAAGTTAGCTTAACCGGCATCGAATCGGAATGTGTCGAAAGCCTTGTTCGCTCCTCTTCACAACTCGTCAACCTGATTAACACCCCCCCGGCGACGCGGCTGGCTCTTAAAAAAAGGGCCGAATCCGATGTACCCAACATCATAAACGCCCTCCATAGCCAAGGCTACTGGGGATCGGCGGTCGAGCTGGACTATGATTTCGATACGACCCCTGCAAATGTCATCGTGAAGGTCAATCCGGGGCCTCTCTTTCCTCTCGGGGCGCTAGAGGTCATCGATGCAGACACCGACGAGAGACTGGAAGTCAACCCGGCAGACCTAACCCTCTGTCTTGAAGAGCCGCTGCTCCCGATCAAAATCAGGGCAGCCGAAGAGTTTCTTTTAAACCTCTTCGACACCTGGGGGTACCCCTACGCCTCGATCACCGATACAGAGGTAATTGCCTGCCTTAAGACCGAGACCATTGTGCTGCGGCTAAGGATCAAAAGAGGCTCCCTGATGTACTTCGGAGATGTGCGGGTCGTCGGCAACGAAAAGGTGTGCACCGCTTACTTCTTCAAGAAGCTGGCCTGGTCGAGAGGCGAACTCTACTGCCCGCGCAGGATCAAAGCGACTAGGCGAGAACTTGAAGGAAGTGGTCTCTTTACCTTGGTCGACATCTATTACCCGGAAGGTCCGGCCGAAGGACAGGATCTCCCCATCACCATTGAAGTCAAAGAAGGAAAAAACAGAACCATCGGCATAGGCGCTAACTTTGCCACCCAAAGGGGGCTTGGATTTTCCGGAGAGTGGGAGCATCGCAACTTCAAGGGCATGGGAGAAGTGCTGACCGTGAAGACCAATCTGTGGTGGGACACCCAAATGGCCCGGCTCTCCTACCTGCAACCCGATCTCTACTGCAAGGGTGAGGACCTGATCTGGCTCTATGAGTTCAACCGGGAGGTCACCGAAGGTTATACCGCAAAATCGTTAAGCGCCTTCGCCCGCATTGAAAAAGAGATGAACAGCAAGCTGAAGATCTCGTACGGTATCGGATACAAGCACCTTCGTGACACCCATATTCACGAAAAGAAGCGTCACCAAACCCAAAAGGACCGTGACGAGGAATTTAACCTGATCAAGACTCCCTTTTCGGCATTCTACAACGGGACTGACGACCTTCTCGATCCCTCTAAGGGAATGACCTTCCGCTTTTCGACGACCCCGACGGTTTCCATCACCGACCCCGTGATTTTCTACTCTATCAACACGATGACCTACACTTTCTACAAACCCATCTGGAATGATAAAACCATCTTCGCCTTCCGGACTACCCTGGGTTCAATCTTCGGGGCGAGAAAAACGACCATTCCCCGTTCCGAACTATTTGATGCCGGCGGCGACACCCTCCTGCGCGGCTATAAGTATAAAACGGTCTCTCCCCTCGACGATGATTACGATCCTACGGGGGGGCGATCCATGCTGATCTCCTCACTGGAGATACGGCAGCGCTGGTCAAAAGACTTTGGCGGAGTTGTTTTTTTTGATATCGGCAACGTCTACGCTTCTCCTTTACCCAACCTGCAAAACGAGATGCTGAGGTCCGCCGGTTTTGGCATCCGCTATTACACCTTAGTCGCGCCAATCCGCTTAGATGTCGCCTTTCCGCTAACGCCGCGTAAACACGTTGATAAACAACATTACCAAATTTATTTCAGCGTAGGGCAAGCGTTTTAA
- a CDS encoding DUF2167 domain-containing protein, whose product MFKFLAALVIVLSSFQRLSSESPGVVSEPVDMFGEGGEAFQSLPEILEDFPDEESGRTLVYLSVEWKNPGIYKLTRSNSTLSLPEGYKMVIGEDVNKVWRLGCGDRDNEKLEAVVRDIDFKKVMLFEIWNEGYISLDDWGDLDAKNLLESLSERAEAANRELGRTRVGRELHVIGWMQEPVFDKHTNTVYWSIEFESSEEGAVVLSVAIRLGRESFVKLICIASKESYASGDGHFDAMLRSHSFDPGYRHQDYRTGDRIASYGVASLVAASVVGEMANATGATGILKILGAFIFAGIAAVLYKLKNIFKRRGEE is encoded by the coding sequence GTGTTTAAGTTTTTAGCTGCGCTGGTAATAGTACTCTCTTCATTCCAAAGGTTGTCATCGGAATCACCAGGGGTGGTAAGTGAACCTGTAGATATGTTCGGAGAAGGGGGGGAGGCATTTCAAAGTTTGCCAGAAATTCTTGAAGATTTTCCTGATGAAGAAAGTGGGAGGACACTTGTTTATTTGTCAGTAGAGTGGAAAAATCCTGGAATTTACAAGCTTACCCGATCGAATTCAACGCTATCTTTGCCTGAAGGATATAAAATGGTGATCGGCGAAGATGTCAATAAGGTTTGGAGGCTTGGGTGTGGTGATCGGGATAATGAAAAATTAGAAGCTGTTGTTCGTGATATCGATTTTAAAAAGGTAATGTTATTTGAAATTTGGAATGAGGGCTACATATCTTTAGATGATTGGGGCGATCTTGATGCAAAAAATCTTCTGGAAAGTTTAAGCGAGCGAGCTGAAGCGGCAAATAGAGAGCTCGGAAGAACAAGAGTTGGTAGGGAGTTACATGTTATTGGATGGATGCAAGAACCTGTATTTGATAAGCACACAAATACAGTTTATTGGTCAATCGAATTTGAAAGTTCTGAGGAAGGAGCTGTTGTCCTCTCGGTCGCTATTAGACTGGGGCGAGAGAGTTTTGTAAAACTGATTTGTATAGCAAGCAAAGAATCCTATGCGTCCGGTGACGGGCATTTCGATGCTATGCTTCGATCTCATAGTTTTGATCCTGGCTATAGGCATCAAGACTATAGAACAGGGGATAGGATCGCAAGTTATGGGGTAGCAAGTCTTGTTGCCGCAAGTGTCGTAGGGGAAATGGCTAATGCTACAGGTGCAACTGGTATTTTAAAAATACTAGGAGCCTTCATTTTCGCAGGTATAGCGGCTGTTTTGTATAAATTAAAAAATATCTTCAAGCGCAGAGGAGAGGAATAA
- the dnaN gene encoding DNA polymerase III subunit beta, which produces MKFVISTQEFNYLISRVLNVVSSKSTIPILSNILIEAKKGQLYLTATDLTVGVRCFTEAKIIEEGATTLPARRLGQLIRELTAVNIEFVTNDNDMTEIIADSSRFKLYGMNKNEYPQLPDLQEAHKFKINQSDLKEALYMTSFAVSREDNRYVLTGVNLSIKNGWATLVGTDGKRLAKTTLKVQAEPQVEGNYIVPLKAVEEIQKNLKDEGEAIVFLMKDKIALQLEEAIIITKLLTGEYPDVDRVIPQNPELKITLHREELSQLLKQVSLFTQEGSHSVKFTFTPGELKLVANTSDIGEGVVKMPVNYQGNKLDIAFNPNYFMDILRHSKSETVDLGLSDPFNPGIITESAEKKQKEDRGAIFVLMPMRLGEE; this is translated from the coding sequence ATGAAATTTGTCATTTCCACACAAGAATTTAACTATCTGATCAGCCGCGTACTCAATGTGGTCTCCTCCAAATCCACAATCCCGATCCTGTCCAATATCCTCATCGAGGCCAAAAAAGGGCAGCTTTACCTAACTGCTACAGACCTCACCGTAGGTGTACGCTGCTTCACAGAGGCTAAAATCATCGAAGAAGGGGCAACCACACTCCCGGCAAGACGCCTCGGCCAACTCATACGCGAGCTAACTGCCGTCAACATCGAGTTCGTCACCAACGACAACGATATGACAGAAATCATCGCCGACTCCTCCCGCTTCAAACTCTACGGCATGAACAAGAATGAATACCCCCAGCTCCCCGACCTGCAAGAAGCACATAAGTTCAAAATCAACCAGTCCGACCTGAAAGAGGCTCTCTACATGACCTCCTTTGCGGTATCAAGAGAAGACAATCGATATGTTTTGACAGGCGTCAACCTCTCCATCAAAAACGGCTGGGCAACTCTCGTCGGAACGGACGGCAAAAGACTTGCCAAGACAACTCTCAAGGTACAAGCCGAGCCGCAGGTGGAAGGCAACTACATCGTCCCGCTAAAAGCCGTCGAAGAGATCCAAAAAAACCTAAAAGATGAAGGCGAGGCCATCGTTTTCTTGATGAAAGACAAAATCGCGCTGCAGCTCGAAGAGGCGATCATCATCACAAAGCTTTTGACAGGCGAATATCCGGACGTAGACCGCGTCATCCCACAAAACCCCGAGCTTAAAATCACACTTCACCGTGAAGAGCTCTCCCAACTTCTTAAGCAGGTATCGCTCTTTACCCAGGAAGGGAGCCACTCGGTGAAATTCACCTTTACTCCGGGCGAGCTTAAGCTGGTCGCCAATACATCCGATATCGGAGAGGGCGTCGTCAAAATGCCAGTGAACTACCAGGGAAATAAACTAGACATCGCTTTCAACCCGAACTACTTCATGGACATCTTACGCCATAGCAAGAGCGAAACGGTCGACCTAGGGCTTTCCGATCCGTTCAACCCCGGCATCATCACCGAATCAGCAGAGAAGAAACAGAAAGAAGACAGAGGCGCTATTTTCGTTCTGATGCCTATGAGACTCGGCGAAGAATAA
- a CDS encoding methyl-accepting chemotaxis protein, which yields MLTNGSMKTDEETLNPTLIQRALSYLGYAQKIYLIFSIVFIAVLIIGYFLIGAYWEDLQFLKRELAGLRLQQQAEKVLENTVKHKILSYRYHLGDDELKKDLVELQATISKSLSSLIEHTKASENLLSISPEAFQQKQQKEVSPLELQRQWEEFSNTAFEMQPDISEAFHIGFVDNQQELLNFIGEVSNISYDPQAESHHLIQMNLLLLPNIQDLTSQLMIFVFSLSQKQTISITDHNRVIALASLLKDDLNQLKLQYQKAIIAEVSGNRTNEIKNNINTTYVSFSESARIFLSLVDSLLRKEKKGEGEDPLEIYSDLYLAGTKLISKDNQLWESINKQLERLVMKRYDALINKALSILLTTVILVGIAILFSWVVIGELNRYYSGVYTAVSEFRDGNLKVRAPVAYDASFSKITTVLNQLAYTYENLISQLQISGVQLTSSITQLAAASKNQQSTVFKQESTVKEILVTAGEISSTSKQFAKTMNEISDAAEGTSSLAALGKEGLGKMEESMKQMVEASQSIASKLAVLNEKAQEITSVITTITKVADQTNLLALNASIEAEKAGEHGKSFSVIAREIRRLADQTAQATLDIDKMITEMTSAVSEGVMGVDKFSEEITTGVGQVSTVSGQLSRIIEQVQQETASFDSANKRMQALSLGAEQINQSILQLNEVAKQTADSIREFDSAILLIKDATTQMQTYVIKIKS from the coding sequence ATGCTCACTAATGGATCTATGAAGACCGACGAAGAAACACTCAACCCCACCCTGATCCAAAGAGCGCTCTCCTATCTAGGGTATGCGCAAAAGATCTACCTTATCTTTTCAATCGTCTTCATCGCCGTTTTGATCATCGGCTACTTCCTCATAGGAGCCTATTGGGAGGACTTGCAATTTTTAAAGCGGGAACTTGCCGGTCTGAGGCTTCAGCAGCAAGCGGAAAAAGTGCTGGAGAACACCGTCAAACACAAGATCCTGTCTTATCGCTACCATCTGGGGGACGACGAACTGAAGAAAGATCTGGTGGAACTGCAGGCGACCATTTCCAAAAGCCTCTCCAGTCTGATTGAGCATACTAAGGCAAGTGAGAATCTTCTCTCGATCAGCCCTGAAGCATTTCAGCAAAAGCAGCAGAAAGAGGTTTCACCGCTTGAGCTTCAGCGCCAATGGGAGGAGTTTTCCAATACTGCTTTCGAGATGCAGCCTGACATCAGCGAAGCGTTTCATATCGGTTTTGTCGACAACCAGCAAGAGCTTTTGAATTTCATCGGCGAAGTATCCAATATCAGCTACGATCCTCAGGCGGAGTCGCACCACTTGATACAGATGAATTTGCTGCTGCTGCCCAACATTCAGGATCTCACCTCTCAACTGATGATCTTCGTTTTCTCGCTTAGTCAGAAGCAGACCATCTCCATTACCGACCACAACAGGGTAATTGCCCTGGCGTCCTTGCTCAAAGATGACCTAAACCAGCTAAAGCTGCAGTATCAGAAAGCTATCATCGCAGAAGTGAGCGGCAATAGGACCAACGAGATTAAAAACAACATCAATACCACCTACGTCTCTTTCTCGGAATCTGCAAGGATCTTTTTAAGCTTGGTCGACTCCCTTTTAAGAAAGGAAAAAAAGGGCGAAGGAGAAGACCCACTCGAAATTTACTCCGATCTCTATCTTGCGGGAACGAAATTGATCAGCAAAGATAACCAGCTTTGGGAATCGATCAACAAGCAGCTGGAGAGGCTTGTTATGAAGCGCTATGATGCATTGATAAACAAAGCTCTCAGCATCTTGCTCACTACCGTCATTTTAGTGGGAATCGCCATCCTTTTTTCCTGGGTCGTCATCGGCGAGCTAAACCGCTACTACTCGGGCGTCTACACTGCCGTTTCCGAGTTCCGCGACGGCAACTTAAAAGTAAGAGCCCCTGTTGCCTATGATGCCTCCTTCAGTAAGATCACGACCGTTTTAAACCAGCTGGCATATACCTATGAAAACCTCATCAGCCAGCTGCAGATCTCGGGAGTACAGCTCACATCGTCGATTACCCAGCTCGCAGCGGCCTCGAAGAATCAGCAAAGCACCGTTTTCAAGCAAGAGTCGACAGTGAAAGAGATCCTCGTTACCGCCGGAGAAATCTCATCGACATCCAAGCAGTTTGCCAAAACGATGAATGAGATCAGCGATGCGGCAGAAGGCACGTCCTCCCTCGCAGCCCTCGGAAAAGAGGGTCTTGGAAAAATGGAAGAGTCCATGAAGCAGATGGTCGAGGCTTCGCAAAGCATCGCCTCGAAGCTCGCGGTGCTAAACGAGAAAGCTCAAGAAATCACAAGTGTGATCACGACAATCACCAAAGTTGCCGACCAGACAAACCTTCTCGCTCTGAACGCTTCCATCGAAGCGGAAAAGGCGGGCGAGCATGGGAAGAGCTTCTCGGTGATCGCACGCGAAATCAGGCGCCTTGCCGACCAAACAGCGCAAGCGACACTGGACATCGACAAGATGATCACGGAAATGACCTCTGCTGTCTCCGAAGGGGTCATGGGCGTCGACAAATTCTCCGAAGAGATCACAACGGGAGTCGGACAGGTATCCACCGTCTCCGGCCAGCTTTCGCGCATCATCGAGCAGGTGCAGCAAGAGACGGCCAGCTTTGACAGCGCCAACAAAAGGATGCAGGCGCTATCGCTTGGGGCTGAGCAGATCAACCAGTCAATACTTCAGTTGAATGAAGTGGCCAAGCAGACTGCAGACTCCATCCGCGAATTTGACAGCGCCATTTTACTGATCAAAGATGCGACGACGCAGATGCAAACCTACGTCATCAAAATCAAAAGCTAA